In Huiozyma naganishii CBS 8797 chromosome 5, complete genome, the genomic window TGACGAAAACGTCACTGTACTACGGAAGGCTTCCAAACGTGCCACTTCTCAAACTAATCTACATcgaaaagttcaaaacCAACTCAATCATGACATTGATGATACGATTTCAAACGTACATTAAGTTGAATATGGATAGTATGTTTGTTGAATTTCAGGCCGTGACACCGACAATATTACAGACTGTCATGAAAGTGTTCACTGTGCAGATACTACAACCAATCATGGAATTGTGCATAACGTACAAACAGGGCACCtcaataaataaaaaagattCCCTGAAACTGTTCGATAACTTTACAGTGTGCTCtatcttgaaaaaagaCCCTATACCGCGGATCACTTTAGTCTCAGAGTATACAATCCTAAACAGTATTCTCCCCAAGATTTTGAACTTTGAAAGTAATCAGTTAAGACAAATGAAACTGATATGCCAGGTGCATTCCGAATTCCATGATTTTGTATGCGGGAAGAAGAGCGGCAAATTGACTAGAATAATGGACcgatttgaaaaatgtttGATACAACTGACCAATGACGACATCAACGGAGTGGCCAACCCCATCATGATGAATCTCTGTCTGATAAGTGATTCCCGCGAACAGTTCCCACAGTGTTTCAAGTATATGGTAGACGAATTACCAGCAGAGAAGCTCTTTTATCTCCCAGAGTTATTCCACAGACCCATTATTGGCACGGGAGGCTCGATTATCCAAACAATCATGAGAAAACATAACGTTTTCATACAGTTTTCCAATAGTTTTTTGCTCCCTCAGGGGAAACTGGCGTTGACTCGCTACGATAACGTCCTTATCAGATGCCCaaacaagaacaaagaaagtATTGACCCTGCCAGGATCGAGTTGCTAACGCTTATGGACAACTTCAATATGGTACAGTACGAAGAGACCTTGAATTTGACCCCCTGCATGTTTAATGACATCGTATTATTCAAAGACTTAAACTGTATACCTCAGTTGGAGAAAAAATACAACGTCTTCGTCAAATTCCCAAACTATGTATCGAAGGAGTCTAAATTATCCATCCATGGCTTAGACCAAGTAGTCTGCAAAAACGCAGCCAACGAATTAAAGAACCTTCTATGGAGTAAAGAAGTGAAAATAGTACTACCCTCCAAGTTCGAAGATTTTGCTGCCGAGAATAAGCTTGCAATCACGAACGAAATAATCATGCCGTTTCAAAGAATATGGAAATCTATTATTATACAGGGGAAGAATACTCTGTCTATGACGTACAACCAGGAAGAGGATTTAGTTCATCAGTTGGATGTTCTTTCGGAGTACTTACTATCTAGGGACATTGAATTAGTCGAAACTGTAAAGGTTTGAACTTCATCTCTTACTCTTAGCTAGCCTAAAAATTTGCATTACATTATGCAAAACGCATGCATTCTATACACAGTCAatatgaaaaaaataattacAACCTTGTCTTCAGCGTCTCATTCAAAAATACTACGCATTGATCAAATAACCTGAGCGTCACTTCTTTCTCCGTCAGTTCATTAGTGGAAGAAATTGTCCTCAGATGCTTGAAGCTGAGCATATATGCCGTGTACGCCTCCCCGGGGCTCTTCCACGACCTCCTCAGCTGATACTGCCAGCTAAGTATGCTCTTAAAGATTCTGTGAGCCATTGCCACATCTTGGTTATTATGCGTTTCATCAACCGATTGAATAACAAACTTCAAGGAATTAGCAACAACGAGCCTCCAATCATGCTTTAGCAAGTGACGGTTGGTAAGAACCAGAGCACGTTTCGCCTCGTAGTCCTCGTATCGGTATTTGTATGCTATGTAGTTTGTATAAACGTGTTTAACGTTAAGTCTTTGAGACACTAACGGTCGTAATCGCATAAACCGCCTATAGCTGGATCTTATAAATTCGGCGTCACTTTGTTCGGAGACATCACAAGATAAAATAAACCGTCCCGGCTGTTTGAGAACAGTCTGCACACTGCTGATAACAGCTTTCGTGGTATTGATGATGGGCAGTTGCATGTTCGATTAGCTTCCTTCGAGATGACCTTGATTTCTATACTTGTTTCGTGAGTGAAAATTTATTTTAAAGAGATGAGTTCAACTGCACATTCCTCCCAACGActaaaagaagaaagacTATTAATGCAAGACGAGCTACCGTCGTATGAACCGGGGACAGGTAATCGTTCTGATGAGGAAGACTCGTCGTCAGAGGAGTCTGCGGCCTCCTCATTATACGTATCGAGGGAAACAACAGTAGATGAATACGAAGACAGTGATTCAGAGCTTGAAAATAATGCGTCCGAGGTACCCGCTGATGCCATGTTGATGTTCAAGCCAGTCCGCAACTACAATGTTTTTATGGATGGCTTAAAGGATGGTGATGTTTTTATTGGTTTGAAGGATAAGCAAACTTTATACATATCCGGAGTCTTCGATTTACAAGTTGTGAAAGGTGGAATTGTTTACAACAATGTACATTATAATGCAtccaaacaacaaataaaaGTCTGGCATCCGCTTTGTAACTCAATTCCTGcttttcaaagttctgtGTATGCTGGGTGGACAGAAAATCTGCACTCAGCAAAACACTCTTGGATGGGCGAGTTTACATGCGTTTTAAAAATCTCTAGTGGGGCAGCAAAAGGTATTATGGATTGTCAAAAACTGTATCCAGAATTGAAATATCTTTGGAAGATTAAGAGCTCTGATAAGCAGATTGCTAATgactgttcttctttcagCATTCTTTCAGAAATCGATACATCTTTTCAacctttgaagatttcCATGAAATGGAGAGATAGCATAGAAAAACTACAAATGTTTCATAAGAACTGCCAACATGATATGCGAGTCATGGTTATTGGGGCGAAAAATTCAGGCAAATCTACTTTTTTAAGGCTGCTTGTCGAGAAGTTCTTGTCTAATAGCTCTCGGAAACATATTGCTTCTGAAGATTCATTACTGTACCTGGATCTCGATCCAGGTCAACCGGAATTGTCACATCCTGATTGCATGTCTTTAGCTCAGATAAATCAGTTTTCCAAGAGCTCATTGGGCAATAATTTTGGACAATCTAACTTACAGTTCTTAAAACAATGCTATTTAGGATTAACCTCTCCGCAAGACGATCCAAAGTTATATTTAGAGCTAATTGATTCCTTGATTCAGTCTTTTGAGGATCAAAATTTCGTAGGTACATCACTACTGAATCTGCCGGGATGGGTCAAAGGCTTTGGTATCAATATTATAAATCATGTCATTGCAAGGTATAAACCTACGAATATTATAATAATGGAGATAAACGAGAGGTACAATTTTTCTGAAGAATTAGTTATTCCAGAAACTTTTTCTTCGTCTCTGCAAGACCAATATGCACCCTCAATAATGAAATTAACACCATACCATCCCCAGCATTTGCACATAAATCCAAGCAGGCTTTCAAACTTTGATGTATTTAACcaacaaaaatttcaggCATCTCAGTTACGTACGCTCAAAACTCTGTTATTGTTTCATTCGACGGACAAATCAGAGCAAGAGTTAAATTATGATTTTAGGCCGCTTTTGCTGCAGGCTCCCATGCAGGTATCAATAGGTGTTAAGGAGGGAATATCTGCAATACAGTTTCTGAGTGAGTTTCAAAATATGGATAAAGCAGATATAAGGGGTGCGTTAGAAGGAACCATTGTTGCATTGCATCGCTACGACATTCTTGCTGAGGATGACAGTTTTGGTGATAACATAAAAAAGTCAGGTATCTATCCGCTGGTTGGTAAAGGGAATGTACAGAAGTTAAAGTATGTTACATTGGTACTGATTCATTCTATTGATGAGGCGAATAAGGTTATGAATGTATATTTACCCCTGTGTGACGagaaaaagattcaaaatTGTCATGGTTCAAATACCAGATGGATTCTCATGAGAAGTAAGACAGAAACACCGTTGCACGAGCTATACCCCCCTCGTGCTCTACTCGAAAAGTATGGAGATctgaaaaaacaaaatttccCTTATATATCAACCGaaaggaggaaaaaacAGGAGCACGTCTGGAAAGTCCGGAAAAATGTTCAGAGAAGGGGTCATTTGATGAAATAGACAATGATTTAAAATCAATGAATTTGGTCATATTATACAACTTTTCTTATAGATATTTAATTAGGTGACCAGTCACTCATCGCTCTTTAATTCGACTTGGTCATTCCATCCCAGTTTCTTATTCAACTTGTCATATTTTATTCTATCTTTATCACTCACAGATGGTTTAATTTTCTGTAAAGCTCTTTGGAAGTCTTTCATAGTGACTATAATATGTTCATCAGATACGCCAACGCTCAAATCTTCGAACTCTTTATCTAAATTATTGTCAACAACAGACTGGAGTTCGTCGGTTTTGAAAAAGCTTCTTTTTAACGCGGAAACAGAACTTTCTCTAACGAGCGCCGCCAAATCAGCACCAGAAAAGTTCTGACAGCGAAAGTCATTGATTATCTCTGCGAAATCGATGTCATGAGCCACAGGAGTACCATTTGACCTTAAAAGGGTCTGCAAAATATCCagtttttcctcttttgttGGGAGCTCAATGAAGATGGTTTTGTCTAATCTGCCAGGTCTCAGCATTGCAGGGTCAATCATGTCTGGTCTGTTAGTTGCCCCAATTACAAAAATACCGCGACGATCATTTAATCCGTCCAGTTCTGTCAATAATGTGTTGACCACCCTGGAGGAAGACTCGGATAAGGAAGTGTCTCTTCTTGGTACGAGCGCATCCAATTCATCGAAAAAGATGACACATGGGATTGAGGCCCTTGCTCTCGTAAATACCTGCCTGATTGCTCTCTCAGACTCACCAACATATTTGTTCAGCAATTCTGGTCCCTTTATCGAAATAAAGTTAGCCCTAGACTCGTTGGCAACGGCCTTGGCCAATAAAGTCTTACCACAACCTGGTGGCCCCCATAGAAGTACACCAGCAGGTGCATTTATACCCACTTTTTCATAGAGTTCAGGTCTCTTGATTGGCTGGACAATAGCCATATTCAATTCCAACCTGACGTTTGAAAGAGCTCCTATATTGTTCCATGTGACATCTGGAACTGTAGCAAAGCCCTCTCGTTTCGCAGTGGGCTGTATTGTTGGAAGGGCTTTAAGAAAATCCTCGTATTTTATTGAGAGCGTTTGTAGCTCAGTATCATTCAAGGGCTCTGGGTAATTTTGAATAAATCTCTGGATAACGGAGAGAGGTAGTGGATTTATCATGTTAGCtgtattcttcaattctgTGTCTCGATCTACCTCCATCGTGTCGCTTACCACTGAGTGTTCAAATATACGTTTGATAGCGCAGGTTCCCGCCGCAGTAATCAATGCTTTCAAGTCTGCACCAACAAACCCAGGTGTTAATTTTGCCAATTGTAAGAAATCAATCTCACCATCAAGCTTCAAGGTCGAAGAAAGCTTTTTTAGAATATGTAGTCTGGAGACCTCATTCGGTACATTCAAGCATATTTCCCTATCAAACCTACCTGCTCTTCTCAAAGCGGCATCCAATGAATCGGGTCTGTTTGTAGCGCCGATGACAATAACTGGTTTACCGCCTGTTTTCTGTAAAGTCAGCTCATCCATCGATGTTAGCAATTGAGCTACAATACGTTTTTCCATCTCTCGCTGAGCACCGCCATCTCTTTTAGGTGTGATGGCGTCGATTTCGTCAAAAAATATTAGACATGGTGCAATTTGTTGGGCCTCCTCGAATAAATCTCTAATCTTCTTTTCACTTTCCCCAGACATGCCGCTTACCACCGATGGTGCTGAGACGGAGATGAAAGGAACCTTTAATTCACCTGCAAGGGCATTGGCTATCGAAGTCTTACCACAGCCGGGTGGGCCATGTAATAGAACACCGCGGGGAGGATCAATTCCCGTAGTTTCGAATATCTCAGGGTGCAAAATTGGCAAGCCAATAAGTTCCATTAGCTGTGCTACAACATCATCCATACCGCCCAGTGATTGTAAATTGGTTTCAGGTGGAGTTCTATCCTTCTTCCGTCTCTTCGACTTGGTGCTATGGTGCTGCTGTGAAGCTCGCTTGCTCTTGCTCGGCGTCCTGTCAGATTCTGGTTCTGACTGCTTCCAAGAGCTTACAATGTCCTTATTCATGTCGTTATTTGCCCTCTCATCATTCAGGGCCGTCGCAACCGGTGTGGCATCAGTATCAAACTCGCTGATCTCGTCTTCATCGGCGCTgacttcttctgcttcctcttctaTCATTTCCTTCAATACCCTATCAATAGTTTTTTCCAGTACTACTCTCTTAACTCTCTGTAAAGACAGATCTTTAGCTTGGGCAAACACAAGTATTTCCTGTACGGACATATCTCTAGCCCAAAATACAGTGTCATCTCCTTCCAGACCTTTCCGCTTCGAGTCCAGTGTCTTTTCCTCCAGTAAACGAGAAATTAGCGCTGCAATCTTTGCATCAAACGCTGCACTCACAGTGTGCTTTCCAGCAGGTCTCCTCATAGCATACGCCTGACTACTCTTTGGTTGACTGCGAGCTGTTGGAGGTTAAAACCTGCGATGACCATAAGGTGAAGATAATattaaaaattttcaaaggtCTTTAACGATCAACGCTAATAACAAACAGCAAGCTCAACGAAAACAGCAATCGCGTTTGTAAGATGCTTTGTGCTATTAGTGGGAAACCCTGTAAGCACCCGGTCGTATGTCCAGCATCACGTtgtatttttgaaagagacTTGTTGTTGCAATGGCTTGACACGCACGATGGGAAAGATCCGATCACAGGCCAAGTAGTCAGTAAGGATCAATTGATTGAGCTGAAACAGGACCCTGCATTTGCAAACCCAGTGAACTCAGCTACGCTAGCCACAAATTATTCAATACCCAACTTACTATCCTCTCTGCAGAACGAATGGGATGCTATTATGTTGGAGAACTTTGAGTTAAGG contains:
- the RIX7 gene encoding putative AAA family ATPase RIX7 (similar to Saccharomyces cerevisiae RIX7 (YLL034C); ancestral locus Anc_4.23); this translates as MRRPAGKHTVSAAFDAKIAALISRLLEEKTLDSKRKGLEGDDTVFWARDMSVQEILVFAQAKDLSLQRVKRVVLEKTIDRVLKEMIEEEAEEVSADEDEISEFDTDATPVATALNDERANNDMNKDIVSSWKQSEPESDRTPSKSKRASQQHHSTKSKRRKKDRTPPETNLQSLGGMDDVVAQLMELIGLPILHPEIFETTGIDPPRGVLLHGPPGCGKTSIANALAGELKVPFISVSAPSVVSGMSGESEKKIRDLFEEAQQIAPCLIFFDEIDAITPKRDGGAQREMEKRIVAQLLTSMDELTLQKTGGKPVIVIGATNRPDSLDAALRRAGRFDREICLNVPNEVSRLHILKKLSSTLKLDGEIDFLQLAKLTPGFVGADLKALITAAGTCAIKRIFEHSVVSDTMEVDRDTELKNTANMINPLPLSVIQRFIQNYPEPLNDTELQTLSIKYEDFLKALPTIQPTAKREGFATVPDVTWNNIGALSNVRLELNMAIVQPIKRPELYEKVGINAPAGVLLWGPPGCGKTLLAKAVANESRANFISIKGPELLNKYVGESERAIRQVFTRARASIPCVIFFDELDALVPRRDTSLSESSSRVVNTLLTELDGLNDRRGIFVIGATNRPDMIDPAMLRPGRLDKTIFIELPTKEEKLDILQTLLRSNGTPVAHDIDFAEIINDFRCQNFSGADLAALVRESSVSALKRSFFKTDELQSVVDNNLDKEFEDLSVGVSDEHIIVTMKDFQRALQKIKPSVSDKDRIKYDKLNKKLGWNDQVELKSDE
- the GRC3 gene encoding polynucleotide 5'-hydroxyl-kinase (similar to Saccharomyces cerevisiae GRC3 (YLL035W); ancestral locus Anc_4.22); the protein is MQDELPSYEPGTGNRSDEEDSSSEESAASSLYVSRETTVDEYEDSDSELENNASEVPADAMLMFKPVRNYNVFMDGLKDGDVFIGLKDKQTLYISGVFDLQVVKGGIVYNNVHYNASKQQIKVWHPLCNSIPAFQSSVYAGWTENLHSAKHSWMGEFTCVLKISSGAAKGIMDCQKLYPELKYLWKIKSSDKQIANDCSSFSILSEIDTSFQPLKISMKWRDSIEKLQMFHKNCQHDMRVMVIGAKNSGKSTFLRLLVEKFLSNSSRKHIASEDSLLYLDLDPGQPELSHPDCMSLAQINQFSKSSLGNNFGQSNLQFLKQCYLGLTSPQDDPKLYLELIDSLIQSFEDQNFVGTSLLNLPGWVKGFGINIINHVIARYKPTNIIIMEINERYNFSEELVIPETFSSSLQDQYAPSIMKLTPYHPQHLHINPSRLSNFDVFNQQKFQASQLRTLKTLLLFHSTDKSEQELNYDFRPLLLQAPMQVSIGVKEGISAIQFLSEFQNMDKADIRGALEGTIVALHRYDILAEDDSFGDNIKKSGIYPLVGKGNVQKLKYVTLVLIHSIDEANKVMNVYLPLCDEKKIQNCHGSNTRWILMRSKTETPLHELYPPRALLEKYGDLKKQNFPYISTERRKKQEHVWKVRKNVQRRGHLMK
- the IRC19 gene encoding Irc19p (similar to Saccharomyces cerevisiae YLL033W; ancestral locus Anc_4.25), translated to MQLPIINTTKAVISSVQTVLKQPGRFILSCDVSEQSDAEFIRSSYRRFMRLRPLVSQRLNVKHVYTNYIAYKYRYEDYEAKRALVLTNRHLLKHDWRLVVANSLKFVIQSVDETHNNQDVAMAHRIFKSILSWQYQLRRSWKSPGEAYTAYMLSFKHLRTISSTNELTEKEVTLRLFDQCVVFLNETLKTRL
- the KNAG0E01010 gene encoding uncharacterized protein (similar to Saccharomyces cerevisiae YLL032C; ancestral locus Anc_4.26); this encodes MMCEVTIPFHSLAVLLPDHEDIIFKTDRKWSQQSPPKLRASLKCDSMPKMIYTMPATACEVRFKQANNLLYHINCYTTWSVQDKCEGVALVTLPLELGDSSPESFALSDEHKAMIKQLSNDCDIEFILTRGDCYKTAKAGAHIYAHIIGEDKNVSDAKSFVAVLLDKITAAPERELFLDVMELDSVSLVPLVIGHNANNLPLLKNTLLTKVYPPSLNSDARQLLFTSTSAPMLAQTKDIIGQHISALTKTSLYYGRLPNVPLLKLIYIEKFKTNSIMTLMIRFQTYIKLNMDSMFVEFQAVTPTILQTVMKVFTVQILQPIMELCITYKQGTSINKKDSLKLFDNFTVCSILKKDPIPRITLVSEYTILNSILPKILNFESNQLRQMKLICQVHSEFHDFVCGKKSGKLTRIMDRFEKCLIQLTNDDINGVANPIMMNLCLISDSREQFPQCFKYMVDELPAEKLFYLPELFHRPIIGTGGSIIQTIMRKHNVFIQFSNSFLLPQGKLALTRYDNVLIRCPNKNKESIDPARIELLTLMDNFNMVQYEETLNLTPCMFNDIVLFKDLNCIPQLEKKYNVFVKFPNYVSKESKLSIHGLDQVVCKNAANELKNLLWSKEVKIVLPSKFEDFAAENKLAITNEIIMPFQRIWKSIIIQGKNTLSMTYNQEEDLVHQLDVLSEYLLSRDIELVETVKV